A genomic segment from Dehalococcoidia bacterium encodes:
- a CDS encoding biotin--[acetyl-CoA-carboxylase] ligase, whose translation MAWPDLSRLERALKTTYMGRRLVYYSSVGSTQDIARREAEAGAPEGTLVLADEQTAGRGRLGRSWASPAGQNLYLTLVLRPPMHALKRLTMVAPLAVARAVAETTGLQAGIKWPNDVWIGRRKLSGVLLESEVQGEQVRYCLLGIGVNVNMDVEAIPELAEIATSLRRELGREVSREDVLASLLAHLESLYEAARRGETPLEEWRARLITLGQEVTARFGDQVEEGLAEDVDEEGRLLLRRPDGSRVAIEAGDVTLRS comes from the coding sequence ATGGCCTGGCCCGACCTCTCACGCCTGGAGCGAGCGCTGAAGACCACCTACATGGGCCGACGCCTCGTCTACTACAGCAGCGTGGGCTCCACCCAGGATATCGCCCGTCGAGAGGCCGAGGCAGGCGCTCCCGAGGGCACCCTCGTCCTCGCCGACGAGCAGACGGCCGGCCGGGGGCGCCTGGGTCGCTCCTGGGCGTCGCCTGCAGGGCAGAACCTCTACCTGACGCTGGTGCTGAGGCCCCCCATGCACGCCCTCAAGCGCCTGACGATGGTGGCCCCTCTGGCGGTGGCCAGAGCGGTGGCCGAGACGACCGGCCTCCAGGCCGGCATCAAGTGGCCCAACGATGTCTGGATCGGTCGCCGCAAGCTCTCGGGCGTGCTCCTGGAGTCCGAGGTCCAGGGGGAGCAGGTGCGTTACTGCCTGCTCGGCATCGGCGTCAACGTCAACATGGACGTGGAGGCCATTCCCGAGCTGGCCGAGATCGCCACCAGCCTGCGCCGAGAGCTGGGCCGTGAGGTCTCGCGAGAGGATGTCCTGGCATCCCTGCTGGCCCACCTGGAATCCCTGTACGAGGCGGCGCGCCGAGGCGAGACGCCGCTGGAGGAGTGGCGTGCCCGCCTCATCACCCTGGGCCAGGAGGTCACGGCCCGCTTCGGCGACCAGGTGGAAGAGGGGCTAGCCGAGGACGTGGACGAGGAGGGGCGCCTCCTGCTGCGACGGCCCGACGGCTCGCGGGTGGCCATCGAGGCGGGCGACGTGACCCTGCGCAGCTGA
- a CDS encoding UDP-N-acetylmuramoyl-L-alanyl-D-glutamate--2,6-diaminopimelate ligase translates to MPTLSELAAHLPEARLLGADVPVRGIAWDSRLVTPGDLFVAVPGLRHDGHDFLQDAMSRGAVALAVQADRRERWSPLLDGGKATLLEVPDSRRALSRLAAAFHGFPARRLTVIGVTGTDGKSSLVHLLSHVLGRAGGRAGFLGTIGWGTDGRVEGGGDGRTTPEAPQVQAALARMVASGCRYAVVECTSHGLALYRVEDCEPDVGVITNLGRDHLDFHGSFEAYREAKGRLFRLLDSSADKGVPKAAVLNADDPSCDYFRSLTAARSISYGLRTPADVVAHDLRPEGWGTRFRLEVSGQQRDVHVSRPGDFNVANALAAVAVGLALGLTLDSLVEAVMSWPGAPGRLETIDEGQPFLVVVDYAHGPDSLRRVLELLRARARGRVIALFGCIGGRERERRFPMGQVAGQLADYVVLTDDNPYDEDRLDILREVAAGLEAVGRRQGHDYVIVPDRREAIAHALAMASDDDAVLLAGRGHETIVYLADGPYECDDREVARQALRSLYGLP, encoded by the coding sequence ATGCCGACCCTGTCCGAGCTGGCTGCCCACCTGCCAGAGGCCCGCCTGCTGGGGGCCGACGTGCCCGTGCGCGGCATCGCCTGGGACTCGCGTCTGGTGACCCCGGGCGACCTGTTCGTGGCGGTGCCGGGGCTCCGCCACGACGGACATGACTTCCTCCAGGACGCCATGAGTCGCGGCGCCGTCGCCCTGGCAGTGCAGGCCGACCGCAGAGAGCGCTGGTCACCTCTCCTGGACGGCGGCAAGGCAACGCTGCTGGAGGTGCCCGATTCGCGCCGTGCCCTCTCGCGGCTGGCCGCTGCCTTCCACGGCTTCCCTGCCCGTCGCCTGACGGTGATAGGCGTAACGGGCACCGATGGCAAGAGCAGCCTGGTCCATCTCCTCTCGCATGTGCTGGGCAGGGCCGGTGGCAGGGCCGGCTTCCTGGGCACCATCGGCTGGGGGACCGATGGGCGGGTGGAGGGCGGGGGCGATGGCCGCACCACGCCCGAGGCCCCTCAGGTCCAGGCCGCCCTGGCCCGCATGGTAGCTTCGGGCTGCCGTTATGCCGTGGTCGAGTGCACATCCCACGGCCTGGCCCTCTACCGGGTGGAGGACTGCGAGCCGGACGTGGGCGTCATCACCAATCTGGGACGCGACCACCTGGACTTCCACGGGAGCTTCGAGGCCTATCGTGAGGCGAAGGGCCGCCTGTTTCGCCTGCTGGACAGCTCCGCGGACAAGGGTGTGCCCAAGGCAGCGGTCCTCAATGCCGACGATCCCTCCTGCGATTACTTCCGTTCCCTGACCGCCGCCCGGAGCATTAGCTACGGCCTGCGGACCCCCGCCGACGTGGTCGCCCATGACCTCCGGCCGGAGGGCTGGGGCACTCGCTTCCGCCTGGAGGTGTCGGGACAGCAGAGGGATGTGCACGTCTCCCGCCCGGGCGATTTCAACGTGGCCAACGCCCTGGCCGCCGTCGCCGTTGGGCTGGCGCTGGGCCTCACGCTGGACAGCCTCGTGGAGGCCGTCATGTCCTGGCCCGGGGCGCCGGGGCGACTGGAGACCATCGACGAGGGACAGCCCTTCCTGGTGGTGGTGGACTATGCCCATGGCCCGGACTCGCTGCGTCGCGTCCTGGAGCTGTTGCGAGCGAGGGCGCGAGGCAGGGTCATCGCCCTCTTCGGCTGCATAGGCGGGAGGGAGCGAGAGCGCCGGTTCCCCATGGGACAGGTGGCCGGCCAACTGGCCGACTACGTCGTCCTCACGGACGATAACCCCTACGACGAGGACCGCCTGGACATCCTGCGGGAGGTGGCCGCTGGCCTGGAGGCCGTCGGACGGCGTCAGGGCCACGACTACGTCATCGTGCCCGACCGGCGGGAGGCCATCGCCCATGCCCTGGCCATGGCCTCCGACGACGATGCGGTGCTACTGGCCGGCCGCGGGCACGAGACCATTGTCTACCTGGCCGATGGGCCATACGAGTGCGACGACCGGGAGGTGGCGCGCCAGGCGCTGCGTTCCCTCTACGGTCTGCCCTGA
- a CDS encoding ABC transporter permease, protein MLRYLLSRLLLNLLVLLLVASLVFLALRLSPGDVLEAAAQGVQGDPQQAREAVRRSLGLDRPLWDQYRDYLSDLVRGDLGQSFRTRSPVLEDIGERIGPSLELGLLQLAVALLIGVPAGVAAAVRRDTWADYALRGAATFFLGVPAFVLAIFALLGSARYLGWTPPITAYRDLVPFPPFDTPAPEDPWANLQVMALPALIGGLGTGAIVMRFLRSQMLEVLAQDYIRTAWAKGLAERLVVMRHALRNALLPVVTVAGLMMGALVAGNVVLEAIFLIPGLGLYAVNGVRQNDYPVVQGMTLLVASFLVFVNLMVDVVYAWLDPRIRYA, encoded by the coding sequence ATGCTCCGCTACCTCCTCTCGCGCCTGCTGCTGAACCTCCTGGTGCTTCTGTTAGTGGCCAGCCTCGTCTTTCTCGCCCTGCGCCTCAGCCCTGGCGATGTCCTGGAGGCCGCCGCCCAGGGCGTCCAGGGCGACCCTCAGCAGGCGCGGGAGGCCGTCCGCCGCTCTCTGGGGCTCGACCGACCCCTGTGGGACCAGTACCGGGACTACCTGTCGGACCTGGTGAGGGGCGATCTGGGACAGTCCTTCCGCACCCGCTCGCCGGTGCTGGAGGACATCGGCGAGCGCATCGGCCCCTCGCTAGAGTTGGGGCTGCTGCAGCTGGCGGTGGCCCTCCTGATAGGGGTGCCGGCGGGGGTGGCGGCGGCTGTCCGTCGCGACACCTGGGCCGACTACGCGTTGCGGGGGGCTGCCACCTTCTTCCTGGGGGTGCCGGCCTTCGTCCTGGCCATCTTCGCCTTGCTGGGTTCCGCTCGCTACCTGGGCTGGACGCCGCCCATCACTGCCTATCGCGACCTGGTGCCATTCCCGCCCTTCGACACGCCAGCGCCCGAAGACCCTTGGGCCAATCTGCAGGTGATGGCGCTGCCGGCCCTCATCGGCGGCCTGGGCACTGGGGCCATCGTCATGCGCTTTTTGCGTTCCCAGATGCTAGAAGTGCTGGCGCAGGACTATATTCGAACGGCCTGGGCCAAGGGCCTGGCCGAGCGACTGGTAGTTATGCGCCATGCCCTGCGCAATGCCCTGCTGCCGGTGGTAACGGTGGCGGGACTGATGATGGGTGCCCTGGTGGCGGGAAACGTGGTGCTGGAGGCCATCTTCCTCATTCCCGGCCTGGGCCTCTATGCCGTGAACGGCGTGCGCCAGAACGACTACCCGGTGGTCCAGGGCATGACTCTGCTGGTGGCCTCCTTCCTAGTGTTCGTGAACCTCATGGTGGACGTGGTCTATGCCTGGCTGGACCCGCGCATCCGCTACGCCTGA
- a CDS encoding ABC transporter permease, giving the protein MGRRRLRAALRALRRKPLGALAAAVALAMLVGAIGPPQPRFGLPDLPDRPLGFEMGRPFLARYGPEDFFYDEETGRLARFQSPSGRHWLGTDDKGRDVWARIVWGTRRSLFLALWALGLGTVGGTAVGIVSAYFLGKTDLLLQRLMDALQAFPPLLVLMLAVSLVEPSLRVLAVALAFVSVPGVQRVVRSVVLSVRNEPYVEAARAMGASHLRIMFRHVLPNVTAPVMVVFSVGLGGAVLAEAGLSFIDPSTVPQSASWGLMLAEGRAFMFEHPHVVLAAGGAIALAVMAFNLLGDALRDLLDPRLRPL; this is encoded by the coding sequence ATGGGGCGGCGACGGCTGCGGGCAGCCCTGCGGGCGCTACGGCGCAAGCCGCTGGGCGCCCTGGCCGCCGCTGTAGCCCTGGCCATGCTGGTGGGGGCCATCGGCCCGCCTCAGCCTCGTTTCGGCCTGCCCGACCTGCCCGACCGCCCCCTCGGCTTCGAGATGGGACGTCCCTTCCTGGCCCGCTACGGCCCGGAGGACTTCTTTTACGACGAGGAGACGGGGCGACTGGCCCGCTTCCAGTCCCCCAGCGGCCGCCACTGGCTGGGCACCGACGACAAGGGCCGCGACGTGTGGGCACGCATCGTCTGGGGCACCAGACGTTCCCTGTTCCTGGCCCTGTGGGCCCTGGGGCTGGGCACCGTCGGCGGGACTGCCGTGGGCATCGTTTCGGCCTATTTCCTGGGAAAGACGGACCTGCTCCTGCAGCGGCTCATGGACGCCCTGCAGGCGTTCCCGCCCCTGCTGGTACTGATGCTGGCCGTCTCGCTGGTGGAGCCGAGCCTTCGGGTGCTGGCGGTAGCCCTGGCCTTCGTATCGGTGCCCGGGGTGCAGAGAGTGGTGCGCAGCGTCGTCCTCTCGGTGCGCAACGAGCCTTATGTAGAGGCGGCCAGGGCCATGGGCGCCTCGCATCTGCGCATCATGTTCCGCCACGTCCTGCCCAACGTGACGGCGCCGGTGATGGTGGTCTTCTCGGTAGGCCTGGGGGGAGCGGTCCTGGCCGAGGCCGGGCTGTCGTTCATCGACCCTTCCACGGTCCCCCAGTCGGCATCCTGGGGGCTGATGCTGGCCGAGGGACGGGCCTTCATGTTCGAGCACCCCCATGTGGTGCTGGCTGCCGGTGGGGCCATCGCCCTGGCCGTGATGGCCTTCAACCTGTTGGGCGACGCCCTGAGGGATCTGCTGGACCCGCGTCTGCGTCCCCTGTAG
- a CDS encoding ABC transporter substrate-binding protein: protein MRALPRLASRRLSRRQFLGAAAGLAAALAGCGGRQVQEGLPPLASQEREAPQRGGILRLPGYEAAVLDTLDPHQTQFGPIYSSHSAVFSKVLRYEDPLQGVIVTDLALQMPEVIGDPPLEYVVRLRPGVRFQRPSLVLGRPPSREEQAVGGRELTAEDVKFSFERQMNQASPRWPFFYRAYQYQVIDSIQVVDRYTVRFRTKEPVAPFLHFLADTNAFIVARELVDQGDEMNRQEAMIGTGPFIWDRLEVLQQSRFVRNPDWFGWDRPDLQRPYLDGYTSIFAFEDAVIEAAFREKRIDVALYQANPQWVVRLRQEVPGLQTADIALAAWVNARLRVDRPPFNDFRVRRAVHLATDRQQIIDAIWQGYGRLHGPVSPLVHWALPEEELSSLPGYRTGRRQREEDVAEARRLYEAAGRPPIEVTFSNIPPGLASYAPQYKRQLEQALGGQVEVRVIAQNDVTEGHRRGTIPFSFAFDNGWIDLDDWLYPYFHSRGTKNSFGLRDPQLDALLDAQRREFDRQRRRELGWQIQRYLLDQVLARLDMASPVELWVAWPYYRGFRPLVFFGTSYFLADAWLDARHPSFGGRPEGS, encoded by the coding sequence GTGAGAGCCCTGCCCAGGCTGGCCAGCCGACGCCTCAGCAGGCGTCAGTTCCTGGGGGCGGCGGCAGGGCTGGCAGCGGCGCTGGCAGGGTGCGGCGGCCGACAGGTCCAAGAGGGGCTACCACCGCTGGCATCGCAGGAGAGGGAGGCCCCCCAGAGGGGCGGCATCCTCCGCCTGCCGGGCTACGAGGCGGCGGTGCTGGACACCCTGGATCCACACCAGACCCAGTTCGGGCCTATTTACAGCTCTCATTCGGCTGTCTTCAGTAAAGTCCTGCGCTACGAAGACCCCCTCCAGGGTGTCATAGTCACCGACCTCGCCCTGCAGATGCCGGAGGTCATCGGTGACCCTCCCCTGGAGTATGTCGTCCGCCTGCGACCGGGCGTCCGCTTTCAACGGCCCAGCCTCGTCCTGGGCCGCCCTCCCTCCCGCGAGGAGCAGGCGGTAGGGGGACGAGAGCTGACGGCCGAGGACGTCAAGTTCTCCTTCGAGCGACAGATGAACCAGGCCAGCCCCCGCTGGCCCTTCTTCTACCGCGCTTACCAGTACCAGGTCATCGACTCCATCCAGGTGGTGGACAGGTACACGGTCCGCTTTCGCACCAAGGAGCCGGTGGCCCCCTTCCTCCACTTTCTGGCCGACACTAACGCCTTCATCGTCGCCCGGGAGCTGGTGGACCAGGGCGACGAGATGAACCGGCAGGAAGCGATGATCGGCACCGGACCCTTCATCTGGGACCGGCTGGAGGTGCTTCAGCAGTCGCGCTTCGTGCGCAACCCTGACTGGTTCGGCTGGGACCGTCCCGATCTGCAGCGCCCCTATCTGGACGGCTATACCTCTATCTTCGCTTTCGAGGACGCCGTCATCGAGGCGGCCTTCCGCGAGAAGCGCATCGACGTGGCCCTCTACCAGGCTAACCCGCAGTGGGTGGTCCGCCTGCGACAGGAGGTGCCCGGCCTCCAGACGGCCGACATCGCCCTGGCGGCCTGGGTCAATGCCAGGCTGCGGGTGGACAGGCCCCCCTTCAATGACTTCCGTGTGCGACGGGCCGTTCACCTGGCCACCGACCGCCAGCAGATCATAGATGCCATCTGGCAGGGCTACGGGCGGCTGCATGGCCCCGTCAGCCCCCTGGTCCACTGGGCACTGCCCGAGGAGGAGCTTTCATCGTTGCCTGGCTACCGCACGGGCCGTCGCCAGAGGGAGGAGGATGTGGCCGAGGCGCGTCGCCTGTACGAGGCAGCGGGCAGGCCCCCCATCGAGGTGACCTTCTCCAACATCCCTCCCGGGCTGGCCAGCTACGCTCCCCAGTACAAGAGACAACTGGAGCAGGCCCTGGGCGGGCAGGTGGAGGTACGCGTCATAGCCCAGAACGACGTCACCGAGGGGCATCGAAGGGGGACCATCCCCTTCAGTTTCGCTTTCGACAACGGCTGGATCGACCTGGACGACTGGCTCTACCCCTACTTTCACAGCCGGGGCACCAAGAACTCTTTCGGCCTGCGCGACCCGCAGCTCGACGCCCTGCTGGACGCCCAGCGGCGGGAGTTCGACCGCCAGCGGAGGAGGGAGCTCGGGTGGCAGATCCAGCGCTACCTGCTGGACCAGGTGCTGGCCCGGCTGGATATGGCCAGCCCTGTGGAGCTGTGGGTGGCCTGGCCCTACTACCGTGGCTTCCGGCCCCTGGTCTTCTTCGGGACCTCCTACTTCCTGGCCGATGCCTGGCTGGACGCTCGCCACCCCTCCTTCGGCGGGCGTCCCGAAGGCTCCTAG
- a CDS encoding SDR family oxidoreductase — translation MDTDLHGRAAIVGGASRGIGRAIALALAREGCRVAMAARGREALAEAAEAIARETGSQTFPVPCDLSRAEDVRRLVAEAVGAFGRLDIVVANTGGPPPGLFEELSEDTWQRAVDGTLLSVVRLVREALPHLKLSGSGRVVAIASVAVKQPLDYLVLSNSLRLGVVGLAKTLSRELARYNITVNAVCPGNIATERLMALLEERARRTGRPLEQVVAEEEARIPLGYLGEAEDVANLVLFLCSDKARYITGTTIQVDGGSTLAVF, via the coding sequence ATGGACACCGACCTACATGGCAGAGCGGCCATCGTCGGCGGCGCCAGCAGGGGCATCGGCCGCGCCATAGCCCTGGCCCTGGCCAGGGAGGGCTGCCGGGTCGCTATGGCCGCGCGAGGGCGAGAAGCGCTGGCAGAGGCCGCCGAGGCCATCGCTCGTGAGACCGGCTCCCAGACCTTTCCGGTGCCCTGCGACCTGTCGCGCGCCGAGGACGTCCGCCGCCTGGTGGCCGAAGCGGTGGGGGCTTTCGGTCGCCTGGATATCGTGGTGGCCAACACCGGCGGCCCCCCGCCGGGGCTGTTCGAGGAGCTGAGCGAGGATACCTGGCAGCGAGCGGTGGACGGCACCCTGCTCTCGGTAGTGCGCCTGGTGCGGGAGGCCCTGCCCCATCTGAAACTGTCGGGCAGCGGACGCGTGGTGGCCATAGCCTCGGTGGCGGTCAAGCAGCCCCTGGACTACCTGGTGCTGTCCAACTCCCTCCGCCTGGGAGTGGTGGGGCTGGCCAAGACTCTCTCGCGAGAGCTGGCCCGCTACAACATAACCGTCAACGCCGTCTGCCCCGGGAACATCGCCACCGAACGCCTCATGGCCCTGCTGGAGGAGAGAGCGCGAAGGACTGGGCGGCCCCTGGAGCAGGTGGTGGCCGAAGAGGAGGCACGCATTCCCCTGGGTTACCTGGGCGAGGCCGAAGACGTGGCCAACTTGGTCCTCTTCCTCTGCTCCGACAAGGCCCGCTACATCACCGGCACCACCATTCAGGTAGACGGCGGCAGCACACTGGCCGTCTTCTAG
- a CDS encoding cob(I)yrinic acid a,c-diamide adenosyltransferase, protein MARALRKSPIYTRAGDGGETSLFGGQRVPKDHPRVVAYGTLDELNSCLGLAIAFLRQRRVASLLRDVQADLFQLGAELASPGSDRFRLPSDRVEDLERLIDQYDAKVEPLKSFVLPGGAPAAAFLHLARTLCRRAEREVVALSRREEVAPHVLAYLNRLSDLLFVLARYVNKAEGRRETPWRGR, encoded by the coding sequence ATGGCCAGGGCTCTGCGCAAGTCCCCCATCTACACCCGCGCCGGCGACGGGGGTGAGACGTCCCTCTTCGGCGGTCAGCGGGTTCCCAAGGACCACCCTAGGGTTGTCGCCTACGGCACCCTCGACGAGCTGAACTCCTGCCTGGGGCTGGCCATCGCCTTCCTGCGGCAGCGTCGGGTGGCCTCTCTGCTGCGGGATGTCCAGGCCGACCTCTTCCAACTCGGCGCCGAGCTCGCTAGCCCCGGCAGCGACCGCTTTCGACTGCCGTCGGACCGTGTGGAGGATCTCGAGCGCCTCATCGACCAGTACGACGCTAAGGTCGAGCCTCTCAAGAGCTTCGTGTTGCCGGGAGGAGCGCCGGCGGCGGCCTTCCTGCATCTGGCACGCACCCTCTGCCGGCGGGCCGAGCGGGAGGTGGTGGCCCTCTCCCGCCGCGAGGAGGTCGCCCCCCACGTCCTGGCCTACCTGAACCGCCTGTCGGACTTGCTCTTCGTGCTTGCGCGTTATGTCAATAAAGCCGAGGGGCGACGAGAGACCCCCTGGCGGGGCCGCTGA
- a CDS encoding histidine phosphatase family protein: protein MQRRLYLVRHAHHAGQGRIAGPESPLTALGLQQARSLARRLRGIEFQALYTSPYLRALETARVLARALGMDVRVDDRLREWDAGAWTGLSAQELESLPDGLGPARDPGFAPPDGESAIDLRRRVQDVLDDLRRRHSEGNVLLVSHAGVLALMVFTLLGLPLDSWGRVAFVIDYASLTVVEDSGPLPHPVLVRFNDTCHLRGLS from the coding sequence ATGCAGCGTCGCCTCTACCTGGTGCGACACGCCCATCATGCGGGGCAGGGACGTATCGCCGGGCCGGAGTCGCCCCTGACGGCGTTGGGACTGCAGCAGGCCCGCTCTCTGGCCCGGCGTCTGCGGGGCATCGAATTCCAGGCCCTCTACACCAGTCCCTATCTGCGGGCCCTAGAGACGGCCCGCGTTCTGGCCCGTGCCCTGGGCATGGACGTACGGGTGGACGACCGGCTGCGGGAGTGGGACGCCGGGGCCTGGACGGGCCTTTCGGCGCAGGAGCTGGAGTCGTTGCCCGATGGCCTGGGGCCGGCCCGTGACCCAGGCTTCGCGCCGCCCGACGGAGAGAGTGCCATCGACTTGCGGCGCCGCGTCCAGGACGTGCTGGACGACCTGCGCCGTCGCCACAGCGAGGGCAACGTGCTGCTGGTGTCCCACGCAGGGGTGCTGGCGCTGATGGTCTTCACGCTGCTGGGCCTTCCCCTGGACTCGTGGGGCCGAGTGGCCTTCGTCATCGACTACGCGTCCCTCACGGTGGTGGAGGATTCCGGCCCTCTGCCCCATCCCGTGCTGGTGCGCTTCAACGATACCTGTCACCTGCGGGGGCTGTCGTGA